In Actinomycetota bacterium, the sequence ATCATCTCGCCGCGCTTCGAGGCGGCGCTCGACGAGGCGCGCAGGTCGGACTTCGGCGACGGCCCCTTCGCCGGTGTGCCGATGGTGGTGAAGGACCTCTCCTGCCCGATGGCGGGCGAGCCGTACCATGCCGGCACGAGGGCATTGCGCGCCGCGGGTTACGTCGCCCCGCGCGACGCGGCGCTGTACCGCAGGTTCCGCGCCGCCGGCTTCGTGGCCATCGGGCGCACGAACACCCCGGAGTGGGGCAGCACGATCACGACGGAGCCGATCTCGTACGGGCCTACGCGCAACCCGTGGAACCTCGATCACTCCACCGGCGGGTCGTCGGGAGGCTCGGCGGCCGCCGTCGCCGCCCGCATCGTGCCCGTCGGCCACGGGGGAGACGGTGGTGGCTCCATCCGGATCCCCGCCAGCGCCTGCGGGCTCGTCGGGTTGAAGCCGTCGCGGGCCAGGGTGAGCCTCGCCCCCGACGCCGGGGAGACCTGGGCGGGCTGCACCATCGACGGCGCGCTGACGCGCAGCGTGCGCGACGCCGCCGGTGTCCTCGACGCCGTGGCCGGTTACGAGTACGGCGATCCCTACGTGGCCCCGCCGTTCGCGAAGCCGCTCACCGCGGTCGTCGGCGACGACCCTGGCCGGCTGCGCGTCGGCGTGCTCGACCACCCGCTGTGGGACGACGCTCCGGCCGACCCGGAGTGCGCAGCTGCGGTCGCGTCGGCAGCCGCGCTGTTGGCCGAGCTCGGCCACCACGTCGAGCCGGCGTGGCCCGCGGCTCTCGCCGAAGATATGCGCGGCCCGTTCACAACGGTCGTCGCCGCGTGGACGGCGCACGACCTGGCCGAGATCGAGAAGCTCCTCGGCCGGGAGATGACCGATGCCGACATGGAGCACGACAACCTCGTGCTCGGCCAGATCGGCCGCTCGGTCTCCGCGGCCGACTACCTGCTCACCGTCGACCAGCTGCACGCGTGGAGCCGCAAAGTGGTGGCGTGGTGGTTCGGCGACGACTGCTACGACCTGCTGCTGACGCCGACGATCGCCAAGCCCCCCGCGCCGATCGGCTACCTGTCCGGCCCCGGCGGCGGTGATCGCCTGCGCGAGTACATGCACTACACCGCGCAGTTCAACATCACCGGCCAGCCGGCGATCAGCCTGCCGCTGCACTGGAGCGCGGCGGGCCTGCCGATCGGGGTGCAGCTCGTCGGTGCGCCGTATCGCGAGGACGTGCTGGTGGCGATCGCGGCACAGCTCGAAGCGGCCCGTCCCTGGGAGTCCCGGGTACCGCCCGTCGCCGGCTGATCACCTGCCGGCGGTTGGGAGAATCCCGAGCACATCGGTAGGGTTTTCACCCATGCCTGTGACCGTTCGCATCCCCACCACGCTGCGCCCTTTGTCGGGTGGCGAGTCGACCGTCCAGGTGGAGGGTGCCACCCTCGTCGAGGTGCTGCGCAACCTCGAGGCGGCCCATCCCGGCTTCGCCGACCGCCTGATCGACGACGAAGGCGCGCTGCGCCGGTTCGTGAACGTGTTCGTCGCCGACGACGACGTCCGCTACCTCCAGGGTCTCGACACGCCCGTGCCCGACGGCGAGACGGTCAGCATCATCCCCGCCGTCGCCGGAGGCTGATCTTCCCCCTCGCGTTCTCGGTCGGATGAGTCGCGCTATGTGTCACAAATCCGACCGAGAACGCGAGGAGGGGCGGGGTCTTGGCTTCGCTCAGACGGTGGTGAGGGACGCCAGGAACTCGGCGCGGGTCGACGGGCCGAGCGGGTCCGGCGGTGGGCGGCGGTCGCGGTCTTGCCACACGGCGAGCACCCTCGCCCCCACCTCGGGATCGTTCGCCATCGCGTCGGGTGGGCTCAACAGGTTGAGGTTCCGCACGAACGCGCGCAGTACGACGGCGTCGGTGCGCAATGCCGGCAGCAGCCCGTCGCGGAACACGGCGCGCATCGTCGTGCGCGGGTCGGAGCTGTCGGCGTCGGGATCCTCGCCGGCGAGCAGCGCGGCTGCCACCCGGCGCGCCTCGGCGTCTTGCTGCACGCCGGCGCGGTACCAGGGCAGGATCTCGGAGCGCATCGCCGCGTCGTAGTCGAGGACGATCGAGGACTCGTCGCCACCTCGAGTGACGACGTCGGCGAGCAGGTGTGCAGCCCAGTACGCGATGGCGCAGCCGCGCCCGTACAGCGGGTTCGTGCAGATGGCCGCGTCGCCGAGGGGCACCACGCCGAGGGCGAGCGGCTTCCCGTCGACCACGGCCTCACGCAGTCGGTTCAAGAGCCCGGCCATAACGTGGACGCCGTCGGTGATCGGCTCGGCGCGCCCGTCCAGCCAGGGCGCGGTCGCGACGAGGGACCGCGCCGCGTCGTCGAACGTGCGGGCGTCGGCCAGGCGGCGGCGGAGCTCGTCGTCGTCGGTCGGGGTGGCGAGCGTCACCGAGAAGGTGCGGTTGTCGCCGACGAACACGCCGTACTTCACGTAGCCGAGATCGCCGCCGATCGTGCCCGCCCGCGGTGGGTACTCGGTCCCTTCACGAAGGCGGTAGAAGCGCGAGAGGTAGACGATGCCGGTGTCCTCGGTCTCCTCGGGCATCTCGCCGGCGCCGATGTCGCGCAGCCACTCGGGCAGCGCGGAGCGGCGCCCGGCAGCGACCACGACTAGATCGGCGGGCAGCTCGCTGCCGTCTTCGAGGCGCACGCCGGTGACGCGCGGTGGCGAGCCGGGTTCGGCGATGAGCCCGGTGACTGCGGCGCCGACGCGCAGCTCGACGTTGCCCTCGCGCAGCGCGATGTCGCGCAACACCCATTCGAACGTCGTTCGCCGGCACGCGAGCATCACCAGCTCTTCGTCGCCGGGCTCCGGGGCGAAACCGGTCAAGGTGTCGGGCAGGTCCTGACCGAAGCGCAGCTCGGTCGCGCCGGCCTGCAACAAGGCCTCCAGCACGTCGGGCTCGTGCTCACGCAGCAGGCTGTGGAGGCGGCCGAGGAAGGCGTGGCTGTGACGCACCTGCGGAGCCCCGCGCCGGTCCCAGTCGAAGGCCTCGTCGGGGGTGGTCGGCATCGGTGTCGGGTCCCGCTCGACCACCGTCACCTGGTGGCCGAGGCGGCCCAGCTTCATCGCCGCGGCGAGCCCACCCACCCCACCGCCGACGACCACGATTCGCATGGCGGGGGACCCTACGGCAAGGGTCTTCCCGGCCCGGTACCGAGTGTTGTGCGTTTAGCACTCCTCGCTCTAGAGTGCTAGCACTCGAACCAGGTGAGTGCGAAAGCACCCCTTCGAACCGTCCAATGGAGGACCGAACCGATGCCGAAGATGATCGCCTTCGACGAGCAGGCCCGCAGGTCGCTCGAGGCGGGCATGAACAAGCTTGCCGACGCCGTGCGCGTCACACTCGGGCCGAAGGGCCGCAACGTCGTGCTGGAGAAGAAGTGGGGAGCGCCCACCATCACCAACGACGGTGTCTCGATCGCGAAGGAGATCG encodes:
- a CDS encoding amidase, whose translation is MGTAEDVVRLDATAQAELVRRGEVSAVDLVEAAIAAAGKVDGLVNSIISPRFEAALDEARRSDFGDGPFAGVPMVVKDLSCPMAGEPYHAGTRALRAAGYVAPRDAALYRRFRAAGFVAIGRTNTPEWGSTITTEPISYGPTRNPWNLDHSTGGSSGGSAAAVAARIVPVGHGGDGGGSIRIPASACGLVGLKPSRARVSLAPDAGETWAGCTIDGALTRSVRDAAGVLDAVAGYEYGDPYVAPPFAKPLTAVVGDDPGRLRVGVLDHPLWDDAPADPECAAAVASAAALLAELGHHVEPAWPAALAEDMRGPFTTVVAAWTAHDLAEIEKLLGREMTDADMEHDNLVLGQIGRSVSAADYLLTVDQLHAWSRKVVAWWFGDDCYDLLLTPTIAKPPAPIGYLSGPGGGDRLREYMHYTAQFNITGQPAISLPLHWSAAGLPIGVQLVGAPYREDVLVAIAAQLEAARPWESRVPPVAG
- a CDS encoding MoaD/ThiS family protein, which codes for MPVTVRIPTTLRPLSGGESTVQVEGATLVEVLRNLEAAHPGFADRLIDDEGALRRFVNVFVADDDVRYLQGLDTPVPDGETVSIIPAVAGG
- a CDS encoding FAD-dependent oxidoreductase; this translates as MRIVVVGGGVGGLAAAMKLGRLGHQVTVVERDPTPMPTTPDEAFDWDRRGAPQVRHSHAFLGRLHSLLREHEPDVLEALLQAGATELRFGQDLPDTLTGFAPEPGDEELVMLACRRTTFEWVLRDIALREGNVELRVGAAVTGLIAEPGSPPRVTGVRLEDGSELPADLVVVAAGRRSALPEWLRDIGAGEMPEETEDTGIVYLSRFYRLREGTEYPPRAGTIGGDLGYVKYGVFVGDNRTFSVTLATPTDDDELRRRLADARTFDDAARSLVATAPWLDGRAEPITDGVHVMAGLLNRLREAVVDGKPLALGVVPLGDAAICTNPLYGRGCAIAYWAAHLLADVVTRGGDESSIVLDYDAAMRSEILPWYRAGVQQDAEARRVAAALLAGEDPDADSSDPRTTMRAVFRDGLLPALRTDAVVLRAFVRNLNLLSPPDAMANDPEVGARVLAVWQDRDRRPPPDPLGPSTRAEFLASLTTV